GCTGAAACATTAATGGCTGTATTGTTGGTGCCTCTACGGCagattttttctagaaaatgcaatttattttttcgacgCTGAAAAAGTCCTTTCTATATTCAAATAATGTTACTCGATTGGTTTATTTGTAAAGATTTCATCTTATTTGTACTATTCATAAATTGTGTAAAAATTCCAATGACAACATgaataaaattacaattttctccaaaaatgtaAACAATTAGACTGAATGGTTCATCGATAAAGCTTGTTTCATCAGGCATTTAGTAAAGACACTTGGCAGCGAATCTAGGCAATGTAAATGCACATTTATGGATCTCAGTAGAATAATAGCGCATTTTCATTGCGTCCAATTCCTCAGTTGTGAATGTCTTCAATGGTTCGTTGAATTTTGTgctctacaaaaaaaataagtcaGCGTTCCAGTATTGAAATTGTTTCTAGGCTAATAGTTACCTCGTTCAAGCTCGCCACATAAAAGCCAATTTGACCAGAGGGATACGAAGGGATCGATACTAAACCATACTTCACCACTGGGAAATGTTTTCTGCAGTGATCAAGTGTGTCTTTCACGTGTTTCATATCTATCCAAAATGTGCCACCTTGAGAGCAAATTATTCCGTTCGGTTTTAATGCTTTCTTCACCAGACCAAAATAAGATTCTTGGAAAAGAGATTCTGCTGGACCTATCGGATCACTGCTATCCGTGATGATAACATCGAATTCCCCCTCACGTTGTTTCATATATTCGAAACCATCACCAATTGTGAGTTTTAATTTGGGGGAATCAAAGCCACAGGCCATGAATGgaagatattttttggaaagctcAACAACTCGGTCGTCAATTTCAACCTGATGAATTTCCTCGACCAGAGGATGTTTCGCCACTTCACGAGCCACTCCTCCATCTCCACCGCCTACAATCAGCACTTTTTTCGGATTTGGGTGACTGCATAGGGGCAGAAACGAAATCATTTCCTGATACGCAAACTCATCACGTTCCGTACACTGAATGATTCCATCCAATACCAAAACAGTTCCATGGGAAACACTGAAAAATGCATGATTCTCATTAAAATAAGTATAAAATCAACGAAGAATCTACACTCAACGCGTGGCATAGGAATAAAATCTTGTTGTTAGCGGTACTTATTCATTTTCTTTAGCGGCGAGCTGCAAGTCTACACATCAATTAATGCAACACAATATAAAATCCTGCGCTATTTATCTCTAAATAATACAAATAATACATGCACCTTATAGATttattattacaaaaaaaaaacatgtaagtTGTTGATGACTACAAATAGTTGGTTATTATTTGGACATCGttatgtagattttttttttcttatcaactGTAGCGTTATCTACAAGATTACATATGTACCACATTATTCTGGGCAAGTTTTCCTACATTTTGACGCCAAATATCTTGAGGTCATTAAAATGAGGGAAATACTTACGTGTCAAGTACCTTGATGTCTTGATATTTTGAGCTCTCCTCGTGCAAAACTTTCTTCACTTTAAGTGAAAAACATTGGCCTGGCCACAACTGTTCAGAGATTTCACTGAACCATTCGGAAGAATCCATTGTTCTATGGAATTTCTGTGAAATAGAAACaaaattgttgaataatcatGAACAAagtttgcacaaaaaaaaatctagtatTCAATCATTAAACGATCATTACCTATGGAATGTCACGTTTCAACAAAATATTATACTTTACTGGTCGACGGAATTCGGTTGACTAATTGATTGCAAGACGATTACAGAGAGTTTCGAATAAGTATATGAATGATATACGAGTAGTAGTGATATTTGGTGTTATTACATGGATGAAAACAAAACCGAGTAGTAAAAAATAAACATAACATCAGTGCTCATATTGAACGCTAATATTctcaacacattcgcacttgtACTCAATGTTTAGAAAACATGCTTTatggttttattttaattaatatAAACATACGAGCGCATTAACATCGACAAACAAAATCTACAGGCATAATTTTTGAGTATAAACACAAAACATAAGTGTTGACAATTTGAAGTAGTATTTGACATATGTTGTGATCCATCAACGTAAGTAAAATAACAGGTATATAACATTGTCTGTGTCGAAGAAGAAAAAGGAGTTAACTcattcccgtattatttaatacgtcacacatcaagtgatttcactacccagcaaacattaaatcgcataacaagcgtatatataacatcatatgccctaaaatttggttggcatataatgcgcctaactgcccagcaaacattagatcgtataattttgcacgtgccaagtcttacaagaaatccgaataaatcagaatcgcatatattcgcagttaggcgcattatatgccaaccaaattttagggcatatgatgttatatatacgcttgttatgcgatttaatatttgctgggtggcatatgcatgcaaaagtggaggtcatatacatacatggcaaatgcttaccgaatttgtttggatgaatatgcaactttgaccggctataatagcgattatgttggaattgaatagcgatgtaatatgaatatattcatgaattgtcaaagcaccaaatacgacttttaccatactcatatacgatttattacagacatagaaaaaaaacaaatggcgcaaaatattttcgtgaaatgtttattataacctcTCGAAtcgtcatttttatatatgagtatttatgttcgtagaaataataattgattgattgacttatgttggaagtggaatatgaatgtttaaaatggcacagattgttGTTTGGtggaaactgctccgatgtgggttcgaactccggtcgtctaaATTGTCATCCACCAgttatctcgcgcggctatctgaaatttaatttaacagtggttaaaactttcgagtgcatcagcatttcattgacatttcaatatgatgtaatatgttctttattaggatctaatatgattactgtttcatgactttcttcagcatgcaacacgatttactacagtactgaatcgatttaaattatacgcttatacgacacataaactgcatcagcgtaatatacgcatacgatgcggattaaatatattttacgacaatatacatcataaaattgatgtttattataccgaattgcgacttaatttgatattggtatataaaatcgagtttttacattttatgcgatttcaaatatacacgatacatactttgattgatattatatgcgattctgatttattcggatttcttgtaagacttggcacgtgcaaaattatacgatctaatgtttgctgggtaattGAAGTTGATCCGACGACAAATACGATAGTGTATCGGATTTTCATTTTAGGTAAGG
The Toxorhynchites rutilus septentrionalis strain SRP chromosome 2, ASM2978413v1, whole genome shotgun sequence genome window above contains:
- the LOC129768900 gene encoding spermidine synthase, which gives rise to MDSSEWFSEISEQLWPGQCFSLKVKKVLHEESSKYQDIKVLDTVSHGTVLVLDGIIQCTERDEFAYQEMISFLPLCSHPNPKKVLIVGGGDGGVAREVAKHPLVEEIHQVEIDDRVVELSKKYLPFMACGFDSPKLKLTIGDGFEYMKQREGEFDVIITDSSDPIGPAESLFQESYFGLVKKALKPNGIICSQGGTFWIDMKHVKDTLDHCRKHFPVVKYGLVSIPSYPSGQIGFYVASLNESTKFNEPLKTFTTEELDAMKMRYYSTEIHKCAFTLPRFAAKCLY